One window from the genome of Bacillus rossius redtenbacheri isolate Brsri chromosome 10, Brsri_v3, whole genome shotgun sequence encodes:
- the LOC134535730 gene encoding small ribosomal subunit protein eS10 — MLMPKKNRISIYEYLFKEGVMVAKKDFHAPKHPELEAIPNLQVIKAMQSLKSRGYVSEQFAWRHFYWYLTNEGINYLRNYLHLPAEIVPSTLKRQTRPETARPRPTAPRTEGAKPAEDRTAYRRAPGAAGPDKKGDVGAGTGELEFRGGFGRGRGPAPQ; from the exons ATGCTGATGCCCAAGAAGAACCGCATCTCCATCTACGAGTACCTGTTCAAGGAGGGCGTGATGGTGGCCAAGAAGGACTTCCACGCGCCCAAGCACCCGGAGCTGGAGGCCATCCCCAACCTGCAGGTCATCAAGGCCATGCAG TCGCTGAAGTCTCGCGGCTACGTGTCGGAGCAGTTTGCGTGGCGCCACTTCTACTGGTACCTCACCAACGAGGGCATCAACTACCTGCGCAACTACCTGCACCTGCCGGCAGAG ATCGTGCCGTCGACGCTGAAGAGGCAGACGCGGCCCGAGACGGCCCGGCCGCGCCCCACGGCGCCGCGCACGGAGGGGGCCAAGCCCGCGGAGGACAGGACGGCCTACAGGCGTGCCCCCGGCGCGGCCGGCCCCGACAAGAAGGGAGACGTGGGCGCCGGCACCGGCGAGCTGGAGTTC CGCGGTGGTTTCGGCCGAGGCAGGGGGCCGGCGCCTCAGTGA